In Bacteroidota bacterium, a single genomic region encodes these proteins:
- a CDS encoding single-stranded DNA-binding protein: MAGINKVILLGNLGKDPEVRHLEGGATVANFPLATSESYKDKSGNKVEQTEWHNIVLWRSQAEFAEKYLKKGNTILVEGKLRTRSWEDKDKNKRYTTEIVGDNISIVSNANTRREETGNQNVQASSAQVENTSASGNAAADDLPF; encoded by the coding sequence ATGGCCGGAATTAACAAAGTAATCCTCTTAGGAAATCTGGGAAAAGACCCGGAAGTGCGACACCTGGAAGGTGGAGCTACAGTAGCAAATTTTCCATTAGCGACGTCAGAAAGTTATAAGGATAAAAGTGGGAATAAAGTGGAGCAAACAGAATGGCACAATATTGTTTTATGGCGCAGTCAGGCTGAATTTGCTGAAAAATATCTCAAAAAGGGAAATACCATTTTAGTAGAAGGAAAACTTAGAACGCGCTCTTGGGAAGATAAAGACAAAAATAAACGATATACAACTGAGATTGTTGGAGACAATATTTCCATTGTAAGCAATGCAAATACCCGGAGGGAAGAAACCGGAAATCAAAACGTTCAAGCTTCATCCGCACAAGTTGAAAACACAAGCGCTAGTGGAAATGCTGCTGCTGATGATTTGCCTTTTTAA